The window ATAGTGCATAGTgcttagtgccaactgtaaagtttggtggaggaggaataatgttctggggctgtttttcgtggtttgggctaggccccttagttccagtgaaggaaaactTATTGCttcagcatacaattacattcggtgcttccaactttgtggcaacagtttggggaaggccctttcctgtttcagcatgacaatgcccccgtgcacaaagcgaggtccatacagaaattgtttgtcgagattgggTTGGaagaactggcctgcacagagacctgacctcaaccccatcgaacacctttgggatgaattggaacaccattcgagccagacctaatcgcccaacatcagtgcccaacctcaatactgctcttgtggctgaatggaaataggggggggcaactccatattaatgcccacaattttggaatgagatgtttgacgagcaggtgtccacttaattttggtcatgtagtgtatgtgccTGTGTGAGATAAGATAGAATCTCTATAACAGGACAACACACTAGGTTAGCATCCAGGTCTGGACCTCTGCAGGTCACAGCATGCAGAGTCCATTGGGGCCTTGTGAGGAATAGAGGTTTTCACTGCTACAACGCACTGTAACACATTAAAGCCTTAGACAGCCACAGCTACCCAACAGCTCATTACAGAGTTAACACATTCTTGTTTTGATTATTGAatacatacatgcacatacacattAGTCTACACAACAATATTGCAAACAGACAGTCAAACTTTTGGCAAATGTTTAATATTTTTTgttaacacacacaaaacatgtaacttttttttccatcatattttaaaaaataaaaaataattgccATCTGAAAATAACAAGTGCAAAATGTTTTGGGCAAACGTCTAATACATCTGGCCTAAGTACAACTGTAGAGCTGATAACTGTACTGACATCAGTgccctgtgtttgtgggatcatACAACGTTGTGCATAGCCCAACTGTTTAAATAGGCTATTTAAATTTCAAAAATGTCATCAAAATAGTTATTTAACAACGTGTCTATGTAGGCGATGTTAAAGACTTTCTTAATTCAAAACAACTCATTAACAACATATCATCTAGTGACTTTCTGCTCTTCAGTACTGagttgtttttatttgttttaaatcCACTCTCCAGGTTTTGAAAACAACTCTAGTGGAGTACTACATTTGATTGACAGTCAGATTATCCAATCCATGGGCGCAAAGCGTCAGGTTTATGTTTGCTCCAGTTAATCTACCAATGAGGTTAGTTCTTTCACAACCACGACGACATATGGCACTTGGAAAAAGCCATTTTGGTGAGGTAAGTCTCTCCTACCTCAATGGTGCGCTCATGCGTAAATGGAATCACTAGGCAACATTATTGCACTTATTTTCTGACAATGTGGAAGTTTTTGTcttattttatttctttttttctgAGTCCTTTTGTTATGGCTAATTTCTGCGCAGTGTCCATAAAATATGTGCGTAAAGTAGCCTAGTATTTTATTTTACGATTGAGATGCTATTTCTAAACAATTCATCCTCCAACAGAAATGCTCTACACATCTTTCAGAAATGCTCTACACATCTCGTAAATTGTTTCTCTGTGGCGTCGACCTTCACTCATACACACAATGGTGGCTGAGCCGGAAAATGGACGCTTCTACCCGCCGCACATGGCGCAAGCGCATTACGGCTcccagagagagcgcgagcgagagagagctaaaAGAGGGGAGGGGGCGATGGAAAAGGGggtgcggagagagagagaggggggaggggctgctctaaagggggaggaggtgaggggagctATCTGTCAGTCTGTCGTGTGTAAACTAGAGATAGCCTAGGCTTCGTTCTCTAAATGCCGCAATAAGCCATTGAAGCTCTTTTAAATCATTGCATCCAGTTCATCCATTTGAAGTTGTTACATTTCTTCATAACATTAGTTCATCATACAGAatttaaatatatgtattttaGCCAACTAGACTATCAGTTAAATGAAAGTGCATGCAAGGTCAAGCAGCACCTAATGTAATAAACCTTGAATAACATGGTGATTGATGAGGATAGACTACAAGTGATAAGGTTACATGTAACAACtacgaatgtgtgtgtgttacatgttgTCAAATGCAATAGTCTGTCCACATTTGGATTTGTGTGGGGTTTGCAATCGAAATTCGGCTTAAATTACGTCCTGACGCGAGAATTGTCCACTTTGACAAGTTTAATCTTGTGTTGTGTTGACAGAAAGTATGCTATGCGGGTCATCAATCCCCGCGCGGGGACGGCCAGCCACTCGTCACTGCAATGATTCGGAGAGGCTGATTAGGGGGCGTGCGCGCCTTTCTGAAAATACTGTCCATTGTTCCCCCTCGGACCAATCAGTGCTAGACATTGTCCAAATTATGGACCAATCATAACGTACTGGCCGTGCCTCGACTCCGCCCACAACTCTATATTAAAGGCTCCCCGGTCGGGCCAGGTTGCCACTGGCACTATAagtcttttttttcttttacaGTGGTGGGACTGAGTGGATCGTATCATTATTTTTTTCTGATCCCCTATAACATTTGTTACATTAGGCTAAAACAGAAACATGGCTGACACAAAAGTCGACAAGAAGGAGATCTCTGCCAAGGTAAGTGGAGGGCAATTTGTGACCTGAGCGATGGATAAATTACAATTTCTACACTTTCTTTCATTCAAATCTATTCCGAACGGAATATTTTGAATGGAGAACAACTATAGGAAACTGGAACAAGTGTTTATCCGAGCTTCATCAAATCTAACTGGTTTTGGATGAGGCTTCTGTTGCGGTTGTAGgaattaaaacactttttttggagACCTATGATATTAGATAAAAATTTAGCCTAACAATCAATGAGTACGCCGAAGTTGCGCTCACTAGTCTACTGAAACATTAACAGCAAGCTGCGATGCTTTTATTGCCCAGAGTACAAGTCTGCGCGCGTTTCTTTGTTTATACTACCGTGTCTGTTCAGTTGAGCACGGATTTGAAGCTCGTTTGAAGAACtcattcacacactcacatacttcTGCTTTGTCGTGTTGATCAATTCGCTTTGTATACTTCTCATTTTATAGGCTACATTGTATTTGCTGGTCGAGGCTGCAATTGATTGATCCAATCGACAAATTCGTACCGCGCACCGGCTCTGTCATAACTTGCTACTTGAATAGATCCCATTGTTTTTGGAGGCTGTTTTCATTGAATATATGATATTGATGTGGAAGTTTATGGGAATGGCTCGGACGTAAAAGCCTCGCGCCTTTTAGAATTCAGAATGTGGTGAAAGGGATTTAAATTGCGCGTAAAGGATTAATAACGGAAACAACATGAAAATTATACCCGACCTGAGTACGAGATGAGTAAACTACGGGAGTAATTATTTTGCATAACTGTAAATGGAGTGGGGATAGCGATTCATGTCTTCTAGTTGTGTGTTTATAATCAGTGATTCACGGCTGTATTGACATGGATAAGCCCTGCGGTGTGTACATTCGTTCCACCaagcttctgtctgtctgtgcgcaATGTGACGGAGCCTCAACGCGAGCTCCGGAGTCTCCCGTTTAACAGCATCAGTTGGCTTGTAAACCAaattatgtgtctgtgtgtgatttgGAACAGCTTCTGTTCTTGGGTTATTTGTGTGGATACTGTCTTAGATTTAGACATTCTTTGTATGAAAAAAAGCGCGGACAGACAGTATTTCCTTTGCTTGTCTTTAGAGAGAAAATAAATGTTGACTTGGTTCCAGCGGTAGCTTGTGATAAATGGAACTAGGTGAGTGTATATGCGGGCTTTGGCGGCGCGTAATGCCGATATGAACATCTAGTGTAGGACGTGTGAGCGAAAAGTTGAACTGTGAAAGtgttcattctctccctctctctctttggttcctTCACGGCGTAACcctattcagagagagaaagagagagggggggtcgtGGGTTGAGCGTTCACGATAAACTAGTATTGCATCTTGAAGGCATCGTTATTCATTAAACATTGCAAAGCGCTGCTTTTAGAGCCTCGACCTGCTGAACCAATTGCGCGCTGAATTGCGTTTTTGCGGTTACTTATCTTTCACCCTTGCCATAAGCTCATCATACGCTGTTCAAACGATCCCAGGTAATTGAAAAAAAAGTGTGTTGATGTCTGCCTGTTAGCCTACAGGTTAAAaattatacttattttccatcgcTGTGCGTTGTTGCCTATAGCTATAGAATACAATATTGGCACGTAAAGGTGATGTTGAAAGGAGGCGGGTACAGGAGAGATGTAGCTGCTAACCGGCTTATGGGCTCAGCATTACTCAAACTAATTCATCAATAGAGATTTCCTCATAGGAATAGGTTAAAACGAACGAGACTAAGAACATCTATATTTTATTTATTGGGCACTAAAAAAGGctattggagaaaaaaaagtgcCTTTGTCCTTCAAGTGAATAGGCCTGAACATAGCCTGATCTTATCATAAAGACCCATGATACAACACCAACACCCAATCAGAATGGTTTTGATTGATTAGGAACCTTATTGTCCTCATTTACAGAATGGAAAGTCGATGAATCGCATATCCCTTCTAGGCGCTATTGTCTTATTGTCTCCTTTCCCTGGAGTTAATTTAGTCAGCCTCCTTCTGGTAGCGTTCGTTTAGAGGCTCTTATTGGCTGAATAACCTACTAGGGTGCAATGGGAATTGTAGTCTTTTTCCGGGCGTGTCTTCATAGAGCCCCATTATATGAGTCCTTGACTGAACTACAATGCTCTTTGTTCGCAACTCCATACTGGTGTCAGGTTGCAACACTTCTATTAGAGCTCCAAAAGTAGGCGGGGTGTAAAGAAGAAAAGCAACCAATAGAAGGTTTAGGATCAAAGTGTCACCTTTCAAAGAAAAACGAAAGCATGCTTTACAAGTTTAGgcgagggtagagggagggaaagcGGGTAGGTGGGCGGGGGTGTGAAAACATTTTTGTTCCCGCTCGTTTAGAAGTCTTTAAAACGACAACCAACTCTAGAAATAAATCTTAAGGCATAAAATATTGATTGGATGGGCCTGTGATATATATTTGAACCACCATGTGCCACATGGCATATAAATCAAACATATTCTCTCATTTTCACTTTCCCCCCAGGACCTGAAAGAGAAGAAGCTTGTTGAGGAGGCAGAAAATGGAAAAGATGCCCCAGCCAATGGGAAAAAAGCTGTAAGACTTCACCTTTAACACTTTACCTTTAATTGACCCATTTCACCACTTTACCTTTAAGATGGGCTCATATGGCAATCAGTTACTGTCTACCTGTCCTCACCTGTCTTCTTCATTGTCCTTATAAAAAGGTATTTGTAGAAATATGAGGACAAGTCAtgttttctttcatttttttaattACAAATAAGATATTCCCTGGTTATTACCCTCACTCCTAAATGAATACAGTCTGTCATTCAACATGGATTTTTCCCCTGGAGACATACAGATTCTATGTATCTGATATATTGTGTTGTTTTCCAGAAGGAGGCTGAGGAGAATGGCGATGTagacgaggaggaggatgtgggagaggaggaggatgaggaagaggatgttgAGGGTAAGTGGTCTGGTCTCTCAACAACATTATGTATGATGACAGAGTATCCATTTCATGTTGACATATGCACCTAGTGGCAGTGCTGTCTATTTGCTGCTAAAGTACTGAGGCAGATCGCCCTGGGGAATTGTTTTCTTGGAGCGCCCTCTATCTGTTAAACGCCGTAACTACAACTATCTaaacctttctccctctctgtgtctctgtaggcgACGAAGATGATGAAGATGACGATGAGGTCGAGGGTCGCGCAGGCAAGAGGGCGGCGGAAGATGATGAcgacgatgatgatgacgatgaggtAATATAACAACTTTACAAATTTACACttattgtatgtgtttatttaatTTTCAAATCAAACTAAAAATATATTTCTACAATGTTGTTTTAAATGGAAATAACTCATCTTTACTAATCTCTTTACAGGAGGATGTTGGAACGAAGAAGCAGAAAACCGATGATGATTAAGAGTTGTGTTTCAACCCGCTGGAAGCCCCTGTAACCTCTCTCCTAGACCACCAAGCTTTTTGGAGGGAAACTGTGGTCATCATCAAGTAGAGTTCAACGTCCGTGTACACACACCCAATGTccgtgtacacacacacccaactgCAAATTTTTTAGAATACCCAAGACTTCAAagttctaccttcttaacaagaTACAGTACTTTAAAAGGAGAAtttgtttgtatttttatttacattttatatttttgtacataTTGTTAGGAGGTCAGCCATTTTTCGACAGTGATCTCTGGTTACCAAACGGTGCTTTGGAGTTGATGCTTCTCTATGAAATAGACTTTACTTGTGGTTTGACCATGTCATGTTATCTCAACACAAACTTGTACAAATTTCAGAAAACAATTAAATTTAAAGCATTCCAGTAACTTTGTATTTGTACTTTAGTTGTACCATACGTAGTTGGTTTGTATGAGATGGCAAGGCCAAAGAAAAGAGGTGTCTTTTCTCTTACGTCGTTTAAATTGCTGTCTGTTGTGGCCTGTTCAATGTACGTGTGAATTTGTTGTAAGACAATAAACCAGAATTTTAGTTTGTGAGCACTTCtgattcgttttttttttttttttttgtttttttaaattttctttaGTTTTTGACCCGCCGTAGATGAGACTTCATAATGTTTATGTTACAGTCAACCTCCTCACCTATGAACATCAACATACAGCTTTTGGCTCTATAATCTATAAAAGTATCCTTTTCAGATATGCTGTTCATGTGTTTTATTGAGCTGTTTGAACTGTACATCATTGTAAATTATTCATGCCATAAAGACTTCAAGATCTGGTAAATTATATTGCATTTAATAAATTTACCTGAGTGAATCCTTTCCTTCCGATAAACAATTATTTTAACACCAAATACAGTGAAACACAccaatacacatatatatacgaGCAGTGCTATTTGGCCAACACCACAACGACTGCCTTCTCTTATGGGTTATCATTTCTAGGACATAACCAGGGACATAATTGAGAACTATTATTAGCCCAATGGACTCAGCGTCATTTAATTTGACATTGATGattagaaaaaaacatttttagccCAATGGATTGTCATTTCATTTGACATTGATGATTAGAAGGGAAAATTTAAACTTCAATATAATTACAGCAATCAATTACCTCatgtttaaataataataataataataaacacatAATACAACTCTATTGTCCTCCCTTAACAGCTtcaccacatgaccaaaagtatgtggacacctgctcattcaaaatcatggccattaacaTAGAGTTGGTCTGCATGGGTTTACttgcattcagccacaagagcattagtgaggtcgggtactgatgttggagcgattagtcctggctcgcagtcggcgttccaattcattccaaaggtgttcgatggggttgaggtcaggtctctgtgcaggccagtcaagttcttccacactgatctcgacaaacaatttctgtatggacctcgctttgtgcacgggggcattgtcatgctgaaacaggaaagggccttcccaaactgttaccacaaagttggatgcacagaatcatctagaatgtcatggtatgttgtagtgttaagatttcccttcactggaactaaggggcctagcttgAACCACGAAAAACAGCCACAAACCATTATTCcgcctccaccaaacattacagtgggcactatgcatttgggcttgtggcgttctcctggcatccaccaaactgGGGCAGCTATAacagcagaaatttgacaaactcacttgttggaaaggtggcatcctatgacggtgccacattgaaagtcactgagcacttcagtaaggccattctactgaaaatatttgtctatggagattgcatgttgTGAACaacattttatacacctgtcagcgatgggtctggctgaaatagccaaatccactaattttaagggttatccacatacttttgtgtatatggTGTACATAATCACATCCCAAATACACAATATGAAAGAACTGAGTATTCCAACTCACTCTTTTGCCTTCAACGTGTCAGAGCCATGTTGGTTGTGTTTCAAGTGGTAACTGTTTACGGTGGGATATAAACGGACAGACGACTGCTTCCTGTCACATGTCTGAGGAAACGGTGAAAGCAGCTCTTGGTTCTGTGGTTTTCCTGTGGGGCCAATAGGGCACAGACACAAACTAACAACATCACTCCCTGACGAAGGCTATGCCGAAATGTGTCAGACTTGTAAACGCTGTTCCATTGAACATGGTACAGCAATAAAGGCACTTTAATAAGAGGGCCTTGAAGGGTGCTAAGAAGAGTTCCATGGGTCTCTTTCAGAATTCGTATCACCGTTATTTGCCAGGTACATTTATACATACAGTGCTGCTAGGAAAAGATGGCATTTAAAGACAGAAAAGACTAAGGAATTTAAACAAGTTAGGATTAAACACTTGTTTtccatcacacagagagagaggaacagatagGATAATGTCGCCCATAAGAACCAGTCAaccagagaaaataaataaactgttgtcattcctccttcactgctgctactgctgctactgctaccactactgctactactaataccactgctactactactgctactactgctactactaataatactactactgctactgctaccactactgctactactaataatactactactgctgctactgctaccactactgctactactaataatactactactgctattactactactactgctactactaataccactgctactactgctgctgctaataatactactactgctattactactactactgctactactaataccactgctactactgctactactactactactactgctaccactactactactactgctaccactactactactactactaccactgctactactactgctattactactactgctactactactaataccactgctactactgctgctactactaccactgctactactactgctattactactactactgctactactaataccactgctactactgctgctactacaaataccactgctactactactgctattactactactactgctactactgctattattactactgctgctactactgctactactgctattattactactgctgctactactgctactactaataccactgctactactgctgctactactaccactactgctactactaataccactgctactactactaataatactactactactaataccactgctactactactaataatactactactactaataccactgctactactaccactactactactactgctactactgctgctactactgccactgctactactactaccactgctactactactgctattactactactaccactactgctactactaataccactgctactactactgctattactactactactgctactactactactactactgctactactaataccactgctactactactgctactactactactactgctactactactactactgctactactactgctattactactactactgctactactactactactgctactactactgctattactactactactactgctgctactactaataccactgctactactaataccactgctactactgctactactactaataatactgctactactactgctactactactaccactgctactactaataccactgctactactactgctattactactactactgctactactaataccactgctactactactgctactactactactactgctactactaataccactgctactactactgctattactactactactgctactactaataccactgctactactactgctattactactactactgctactactactactactgctactactaataccactgctactactactgctactactactactactgctactactactactactgctactactactgctattactactactactgctactactactactactgctactactactgctattactactactactgctactactaataccactgctactactactgctattactactactactgctactactactgctactactgctactactaataccactgctactactactgctactactactattagcactgccaccactacttctgatccaactgctattacaactactactgctactactgctgctactacaactgttacttttactactactactaccactaccactgctattacaactgctactactattgtgcctagtacaactactactacaactgctactgctactacttctaataacactactactactacttatactacttatactactactgctactacaacatctacaactaccactactgctactactactactactgctactactactactagtactaccactactactgctattacaactgctactactattgtGTCTAGT is drawn from Oncorhynchus tshawytscha isolate Ot180627B linkage group LG05, Otsh_v2.0, whole genome shotgun sequence and contains these coding sequences:
- the LOC112251422 gene encoding prothymosin alpha-A isoform X2, with translation MADTKVDKKEISAKDLKEKKLVEEAENGKDAPANGKKAEAEENGDVDEEEDVGEEEDEEEDVEGDEDDEDDDEVEGRAGKRAAEDDDDDDDDDEEDVGTKKQKTDDD
- the LOC112251422 gene encoding prothymosin alpha-A isoform X1, with amino-acid sequence MADTKVDKKEISAKDLKEKKLVEEAENGKDAPANGKKAKEAEENGDVDEEEDVGEEEDEEEDVEGDEDDEDDDEVEGRAGKRAAEDDDDDDDDDEEDVGTKKQKTDDD